The Candidatus Poribacteria bacterium nucleotide sequence CGCCGATTGCTGTCAGCCCGGAGCGTCGCCTGCGGCGGTACGCCGCAACCAACGGCTGGCAGATCGCCGACTGGCACGCTGGCTAGCCGCCTTGCCCAAACATGCCATTCTGGCAGGGTTCAGCGAACACGCCAGCGCACCGACCCGAAAGAACCTGCGCCACTGCTGACGCTCCGCCGATTCCGTACCGTGGGCACAGCGCTTGCTTGGTAGCTAACTGCCGGCATCCGACGCCGGCGATGACGTGTCGGGGCAGGTGGCGGCACGCAGCCCCGCTCACGAAGCAAGCAGATGGAAAGGAATCCAACGATGGCTCTGGTCAAGTGGTCTCCGAGAAGGTTGCTCGACGTATCGGACGGTTTCGACCGCGCGTTCGACGCGTTCTTCCCAGCCTACTTCGGCACGGCGCGGCGCGACGGCTGGTATCCCGCGATCGACGTACACGAAGACGGCGAGTCCATCGCCGTCACGGTCGAGGTCCCGGGCGTCCGTGAGGGCGACCTCGAGCTGCATGTGCAGGACAACGTGCTGACGCTTCGAGGCGAGAAGAGAGCCGAGACGGAGCGCGCCGACGAGAAGCGAAACGTCTACTACGCCGAAAGGCAGTACGGTCGCTTCGAGCGGTCGTTCTCGCTCCCGTCGTACGTGGATGCCGAGAACGCGCAGGCGTCGTTCCGCGACGGTGTGTTGACGGTCACGCTGCCCAAGCGCGAGCAGCACAAGACCCGCACGATCCCCATCACGACCGGCTGAGCCTCCCGACTCGGACGTGAAGGCAAGCAAAAGCGCCGTACGGCAACCCGTACGGCGCTTCTGCATTTGCGCTCGGCGCGACCGAATCCGCCGCCGCCTACCAGTGCAGGATCAACCGGAGACCTGGCTTCAGGTTGTTCCGGTTGAGCTCCGTGTAGTCCTGGTTGACGCGAAGGATGCGGGTCGCCATGTTCTCGTCGTCATACGTGTCGGGCCGCGCGGCGATGGACTTCAGGGTGTCGCCCGCCTTGACCGTGTAGTAGTGCACGCGCTGAGGCGTGGCAATCGAGAAGGACGTCGTCGACATGTCGCTCTTGTTTCCGGCGGCGTCCGTTCCGGACGCGGTCACGCTGT carries:
- a CDS encoding Hsp20/alpha crystallin family protein — protein: MERNPTMALVKWSPRRLLDVSDGFDRAFDAFFPAYFGTARRDGWYPAIDVHEDGESIAVTVEVPGVREGDLELHVQDNVLTLRGEKRAETERADEKRNVYYAERQYGRFERSFSLPSYVDAENAQASFRDGVLTVTLPKREQHKTRTIPITTG